The proteins below are encoded in one region of Odocoileus virginianus isolate 20LAN1187 ecotype Illinois chromosome 34, Ovbor_1.2, whole genome shotgun sequence:
- the SGK1 gene encoding serine/threonine-protein kinase Sgk1 isoform X4: MKEEAIKSPLKAFMKQRRMGLNDFIQKIANNSYACKHPEVQSILKISPPQEPELMNANPSPPPSPSQQINLGPSSNPHAKPSDFHFLKVIGKGSFGKVLLARHKAEEVFYAVKVLQKKAILKKKEEKHIMSERNVLLKNVKHPFLVGLHFSFQTADKLYFVLDYINGGELFYHLQRERCFLEPRARFYAAEIASALGYLHSLNIVYRDLKPENILLDSQGHIVLTDFGLCKENIEHNGTTSTFCGTPEYLAPEVLHKQPYDRTVDWWCLGAVLYEMLYGLPPFYSRNTAEMYDNILNKPLQLKPNITNSARHVLEGLLQKDRTKRLGAKDDFMEIKNHVFFSLINWEDLINKKITPPFNPNVSGPSDLRHFDPEFTEEPVPNSIGRSPDSLLLTASVKEAAEAFLGFSYAPPMDSFL, translated from the exons ATGAAAGAGGAAGCTATAAAATCCCCTTTGAAAG CTTTCATGAAACAGAGAAGGATGGGCCTGAACGACTTTATTCAGAAGATTGCCAATAACTCCTATGCATGCAAACA CCCTGAAGTTCAGTCCATTTTGAAAATCTCCCCACCTCAGGAGCCTGAGCTTATGAATGCCAACCCTTCTCCTCCA CCAAGTCCCTCTCAGCAAATCAACCTGGGCCCATCATCCAATCCTCATGCTAAACCGTCTGACTTTCACTTCTTGAAAGTAATTGGAAAAGGCAGTTTTGGAAAG GTTCTCCTGGCAAGACACAAAGCAGAAGAAGTATTCTATGCAGTTAAAGTTTTACAAAAGAAGGCAATCCTGAAAAAGAAGGAG GAAAAGCATATTATGTCGGAGCGGAATGTTCTCCTGAAGAACGTGAAACACCCTTTTCTGGTGGGCCTTCACTTCTCCTTCCAGACGGCCGACAAACTGTACTTCGTTTTGGACTACATCAACGGTGGAGAG TTGTTCTACCATCTCCAGAGGGAGCGATGCTTCCTGGAACCACGGGCTCGATTCTATGCTGCTGAAATAGCCAGTGCCTTGGGTTACCTGCACTCTCTGAACATCGTTTATAG agactTAAAACCAGAGAATATTTTGCTAGATTCACAAGGACACATTGTCCTTACTGACTTTGGACTCTGCAAGGAGAACATTGAACATAATGGCACGACTTCCACCTTCTGCGGCACGCCCGAG TATCTGGCGCCTGAGGTGCTTCATAAGCAGCCCTATGATAGAACGGTGGACTGGTGGTGCCTGGGGGCCGTCTTATATGAGATGCTGTATGGCCTG CCTCCCTTTTATAGCCGGAACACAGCTGAGATGTACGACAACATTCTGAACAAGCCCCTCCAGCTGAAGCCAAATATTACAAACTCTGCAAGACACGTCCTGGAAGGGCTCCTGCAGAAGGACAGGACAAAGAGGCTGGGTGCCAAGGATGACTTT ATGGAGATTAAGAATCATGTCTTCTTCTCCCTAATTAACTGGGAAGATCTCATTAATAAGAAGATTACTCCCCCTTTTAACCCAAATGTG AGCGGACCCAGCGACCTGCGGCACTTTGATCCTGAGTTCACCGAGGAGCCGGTCCCCAACTCCATCGGCCGGTCCCCGGACAGCCTCCTCCTCACGGCCAGCGTCAAGGAAGCGGCTGAAGCCTTTCTGGGCTTTTCCTATGCACCTCCCATGGACTCTTTCCTCTAA
- the SGK1 gene encoding serine/threonine-protein kinase Sgk1 isoform X1, with protein MGEMQGALTRARLESLLRPRHKKRAEAQKRSESFLLTGLAFMKQRRMGLNDFIQKIANNSYACKHPEVQSILKISPPQEPELMNANPSPPPSPSQQINLGPSSNPHAKPSDFHFLKVIGKGSFGKVLLARHKAEEVFYAVKVLQKKAILKKKEEKHIMSERNVLLKNVKHPFLVGLHFSFQTADKLYFVLDYINGGELFYHLQRERCFLEPRARFYAAEIASALGYLHSLNIVYRDLKPENILLDSQGHIVLTDFGLCKENIEHNGTTSTFCGTPEYLAPEVLHKQPYDRTVDWWCLGAVLYEMLYGLPPFYSRNTAEMYDNILNKPLQLKPNITNSARHVLEGLLQKDRTKRLGAKDDFMEIKNHVFFSLINWEDLINKKITPPFNPNVSGPSDLRHFDPEFTEEPVPNSIGRSPDSLLLTASVKEAAEAFLGFSYAPPMDSFL; from the exons ATGGGGGAGATGCAGGGCGCGCTGACCAGGGCCCGGCTCGAGTCCCTGCTCCGGCCCCGCCACAAAAAGAGGGCCGAGGCGCAGAAAAGGAGCGAGTCCTTCCTGCTGACCGGACTGG CTTTCATGAAACAGAGAAGGATGGGCCTGAACGACTTTATTCAGAAGATTGCCAATAACTCCTATGCATGCAAACA CCCTGAAGTTCAGTCCATTTTGAAAATCTCCCCACCTCAGGAGCCTGAGCTTATGAATGCCAACCCTTCTCCTCCA CCAAGTCCCTCTCAGCAAATCAACCTGGGCCCATCATCCAATCCTCATGCTAAACCGTCTGACTTTCACTTCTTGAAAGTAATTGGAAAAGGCAGTTTTGGAAAG GTTCTCCTGGCAAGACACAAAGCAGAAGAAGTATTCTATGCAGTTAAAGTTTTACAAAAGAAGGCAATCCTGAAAAAGAAGGAG GAAAAGCATATTATGTCGGAGCGGAATGTTCTCCTGAAGAACGTGAAACACCCTTTTCTGGTGGGCCTTCACTTCTCCTTCCAGACGGCCGACAAACTGTACTTCGTTTTGGACTACATCAACGGTGGAGAG TTGTTCTACCATCTCCAGAGGGAGCGATGCTTCCTGGAACCACGGGCTCGATTCTATGCTGCTGAAATAGCCAGTGCCTTGGGTTACCTGCACTCTCTGAACATCGTTTATAG agactTAAAACCAGAGAATATTTTGCTAGATTCACAAGGACACATTGTCCTTACTGACTTTGGACTCTGCAAGGAGAACATTGAACATAATGGCACGACTTCCACCTTCTGCGGCACGCCCGAG TATCTGGCGCCTGAGGTGCTTCATAAGCAGCCCTATGATAGAACGGTGGACTGGTGGTGCCTGGGGGCCGTCTTATATGAGATGCTGTATGGCCTG CCTCCCTTTTATAGCCGGAACACAGCTGAGATGTACGACAACATTCTGAACAAGCCCCTCCAGCTGAAGCCAAATATTACAAACTCTGCAAGACACGTCCTGGAAGGGCTCCTGCAGAAGGACAGGACAAAGAGGCTGGGTGCCAAGGATGACTTT ATGGAGATTAAGAATCATGTCTTCTTCTCCCTAATTAACTGGGAAGATCTCATTAATAAGAAGATTACTCCCCCTTTTAACCCAAATGTG AGCGGACCCAGCGACCTGCGGCACTTTGATCCTGAGTTCACCGAGGAGCCGGTCCCCAACTCCATCGGCCGGTCCCCGGACAGCCTCCTCCTCACGGCCAGCGTCAAGGAAGCGGCTGAAGCCTTTCTGGGCTTTTCCTATGCACCTCCCATGGACTCTTTCCTCTAA
- the SGK1 gene encoding serine/threonine-protein kinase Sgk1 isoform X3, which yields MTVKTEAARDTLTYSRMRGMVAILIAFMKQRRMGLNDFIQKIANNSYACKHPEVQSILKISPPQEPELMNANPSPPPSPSQQINLGPSSNPHAKPSDFHFLKVIGKGSFGKVLLARHKAEEVFYAVKVLQKKAILKKKEEKHIMSERNVLLKNVKHPFLVGLHFSFQTADKLYFVLDYINGGELFYHLQRERCFLEPRARFYAAEIASALGYLHSLNIVYRDLKPENILLDSQGHIVLTDFGLCKENIEHNGTTSTFCGTPEYLAPEVLHKQPYDRTVDWWCLGAVLYEMLYGLPPFYSRNTAEMYDNILNKPLQLKPNITNSARHVLEGLLQKDRTKRLGAKDDFMEIKNHVFFSLINWEDLINKKITPPFNPNVSGPSDLRHFDPEFTEEPVPNSIGRSPDSLLLTASVKEAAEAFLGFSYAPPMDSFL from the exons ATGACGGTGAAAACCGAGGCTGCTAGAGACACCCTCACTTACTCCAGAATGAGAGGCATGGTAGCAATTCTCATCG CTTTCATGAAACAGAGAAGGATGGGCCTGAACGACTTTATTCAGAAGATTGCCAATAACTCCTATGCATGCAAACA CCCTGAAGTTCAGTCCATTTTGAAAATCTCCCCACCTCAGGAGCCTGAGCTTATGAATGCCAACCCTTCTCCTCCA CCAAGTCCCTCTCAGCAAATCAACCTGGGCCCATCATCCAATCCTCATGCTAAACCGTCTGACTTTCACTTCTTGAAAGTAATTGGAAAAGGCAGTTTTGGAAAG GTTCTCCTGGCAAGACACAAAGCAGAAGAAGTATTCTATGCAGTTAAAGTTTTACAAAAGAAGGCAATCCTGAAAAAGAAGGAG GAAAAGCATATTATGTCGGAGCGGAATGTTCTCCTGAAGAACGTGAAACACCCTTTTCTGGTGGGCCTTCACTTCTCCTTCCAGACGGCCGACAAACTGTACTTCGTTTTGGACTACATCAACGGTGGAGAG TTGTTCTACCATCTCCAGAGGGAGCGATGCTTCCTGGAACCACGGGCTCGATTCTATGCTGCTGAAATAGCCAGTGCCTTGGGTTACCTGCACTCTCTGAACATCGTTTATAG agactTAAAACCAGAGAATATTTTGCTAGATTCACAAGGACACATTGTCCTTACTGACTTTGGACTCTGCAAGGAGAACATTGAACATAATGGCACGACTTCCACCTTCTGCGGCACGCCCGAG TATCTGGCGCCTGAGGTGCTTCATAAGCAGCCCTATGATAGAACGGTGGACTGGTGGTGCCTGGGGGCCGTCTTATATGAGATGCTGTATGGCCTG CCTCCCTTTTATAGCCGGAACACAGCTGAGATGTACGACAACATTCTGAACAAGCCCCTCCAGCTGAAGCCAAATATTACAAACTCTGCAAGACACGTCCTGGAAGGGCTCCTGCAGAAGGACAGGACAAAGAGGCTGGGTGCCAAGGATGACTTT ATGGAGATTAAGAATCATGTCTTCTTCTCCCTAATTAACTGGGAAGATCTCATTAATAAGAAGATTACTCCCCCTTTTAACCCAAATGTG AGCGGACCCAGCGACCTGCGGCACTTTGATCCTGAGTTCACCGAGGAGCCGGTCCCCAACTCCATCGGCCGGTCCCCGGACAGCCTCCTCCTCACGGCCAGCGTCAAGGAAGCGGCTGAAGCCTTTCTGGGCTTTTCCTATGCACCTCCCATGGACTCTTTCCTCTAA